Proteins from one Malania oleifera isolate guangnan ecotype guangnan chromosome 4, ASM2987363v1, whole genome shotgun sequence genomic window:
- the LOC131152794 gene encoding protein translation factor SUI1 homolog isoform X2 codes for MVDTDVQIPGAFDPFTEANESGAPGAKEYVHIRIQQRNGKKSLTTVQGLKKEFSYERILKDLKKEFCCNGNVVHDKELGKVIQLQGDQRKNASNFLVQAGIVKKEQIKIHGF; via the exons ATGGTTGACACAGACGTACAGATCCCTGGAGCATTTGACCCATTCACAGAGGCAAACGAGTCAGGTGCGCCTGGGGCGAAGGAGTATGTGCATATCCGGATACAGCAGAGGAATGGGAAGAAGAGCCTGACGACGGTGCAGGGGCTGAAGAAGGAGTTCAGCTACGAGAGGATCCTGAAGGACCTCAAGAAGGAGTTCTGCTGTAATGGGAATGTTGTTCACGACAAAGAACTCGGCAAGGTAATTCAACTCCAAGGCGATCAGCGCAAAAACGCCTCCAATTTCCTTGTTCAG GCTGGGATAGTGAAGAAGGAGCAGATTAAGATACATGGGTTTTGA
- the LOC131152794 gene encoding protein translation factor SUI1 homolog isoform X1, with amino-acid sequence MVDTDVQIPGAFDPFTEANESGAPGAKEYVHIRIQQRNGKKSLTTVQGLKKEFSYERILKDLKKEFCCNGNVVHDKELGKVIQLQGDQRKNASNFLVQVNQIPSPDVCAVVFALR; translated from the coding sequence ATGGTTGACACAGACGTACAGATCCCTGGAGCATTTGACCCATTCACAGAGGCAAACGAGTCAGGTGCGCCTGGGGCGAAGGAGTATGTGCATATCCGGATACAGCAGAGGAATGGGAAGAAGAGCCTGACGACGGTGCAGGGGCTGAAGAAGGAGTTCAGCTACGAGAGGATCCTGAAGGACCTCAAGAAGGAGTTCTGCTGTAATGGGAATGTTGTTCACGACAAAGAACTCGGCAAGGTAATTCAACTCCAAGGCGATCAGCGCAAAAACGCCTCCAATTTCCTTGTTCAGGTAAATCAAATCCCATCTCCCGATGTATGTGCTGTTGTGTTTGCTTTGCGCTGA